A region of the Methylobacterium nodulans ORS 2060 genome:
GGCGCAGGGCCTCGGCGAGGGGACGATTCTCCACGAGCGCAACCGCGAGCCCGGCCGTGAAGGCATCGCCCGCCCCGATCGTGTCCACCGCCGCGACCGGGAAGGCGGGCTGGGTCAGCAACGGGCCGCCGGCCTCCCGGGCGAGGGCGCCCCTTTCGCCGAGCGTCACCACGACGATGCGCGGCCCCCGCGCCAGCAGCGCCGCGACGAGATCCTCCCAGGCTCCCGTCGGCAGGCCGAGATCCTCGCGCAGGGCCGCCGCCTCGGTGGCGTTGAGGACGAGGATGGTGGTGTCGGCGAGGAGCGCCGCCGGAACCGGCCGGAACGGCGAGGGGTTGAGCAGGGTCGCGACCCCGGCCGCGCGGGCGCGGCGGAACGCTTCGGCGATCGGCGCCTCGCCGATCTCGAACTGCGCGAGCACGCAGCGCGCCCGGATCAGGCGGCCCGCCGCCTGCGCCACCGCCGCGGAATCGAGATGGGCATTGGCGCCCGGAAAGACCGCAATGCAGTTCTCGCCGGCCGCATCCACGAGGCCGATCCCCGCCCCCGTGGGCGCATCCACCCGGCGCAGCATCGCGGCCGGCAGGCCGGCCCGCCGCAGGGCCGCCTCCGCCATGTCGCCGAACGGGTCGCGGCCGACCGCCACGAGACCGTCGACCCGGGCGCCGAGGCGCCGGGCACCGACGGCAAGGTTCAGTCCTTTACCACCGGGATCGAGCCAGAAGGCCTGCGCCTCCAGCGTCTCCCCGGGTCGCGGCTGCCGCGCAACCATGGCAGAACAGGCCGCCACGAAGCTCCCCAGGACGAACAGGTCCGGATCCTCTCCGATGTCGGTCACGGCTATG
Encoded here:
- a CDS encoding ribokinase, whose translation is MTDIGEDPDLFVLGSFVAACSAMVARQPRPGETLEAQAFWLDPGGKGLNLAVGARRLGARVDGLVAVGRDPFGDMAEAALRRAGLPAAMLRRVDAPTGAGIGLVDAAGENCIAVFPGANAHLDSAAVAQAAGRLIRARCVLAQFEIGEAPIAEAFRRARAAGVATLLNPSPFRPVPAALLADTTILVLNATEAAALREDLGLPTGAWEDLVAALLARGPRIVVVTLGERGALAREAGGPLLTQPAFPVAAVDTIGAGDAFTAGLAVALVENRPLAEALRQAAACGACVVARPGVFDALPDRAARDAILAAGA